ACTCGGCGGTGTGCGCGGAACATTGCGAGGCGATCCAGGACGCGACGCGGGAGCGGAATGCTTTGCGCGCAAAGCAGGCGGATGCCGCGACGCTGGCCGCGGCGGATCGGCGCGTGACGGAGCTCACGCAAACCTGCGAGACCGCGATCGCGCGGCACGTGCGGCAATGTGCGGCGCTGATGTCCCCCGAGGCGGGCGAGCGCTACCTGGCGCTGGTGCTGCCACGGATCGCGCGCTTCGACCACCAGGCGCCGCCGGACGTGGCGGTTGGCCACCGGCACCACTGACCGCTGGCGATGGAAGCCTCCCTCGACGCCGCGCCGACCCCGGGTGAAGACTCGGAGCTGATGCGGCGCGTCCAGGCGGGGGACGAGGCGGCCTTGGGCGAGCTGATGCGCCGGTGGGAGCGGCCGGTGAAGGCGGTGATCGGGCGGCTGGTGCTGAACGCGCGGGAGGCCGAGGACCTGGCGCAGGAAACGTTCGTGCGGGTGTGGCAGCAGCGGGACCGGTTTCGGGCGGACGCGGCGTTCCGGCCGTGGGTGTTTGCGATCGCGGTAAACCTGGCGCGCAACCGCCTGCGGTGGTGGCGGAGCCGGCCGGAGGTGGGGCTGGACGCGTGGACCGACGGAGCAGCCGACGGCGCCACGGGCGCGA
The Opitutus sp. ER46 genome window above contains:
- a CDS encoding sigma-70 family RNA polymerase sigma factor, with translation MEASLDAAPTPGEDSELMRRVQAGDEAALGELMRRWERPVKAVIGRLVLNAREAEDLAQETFVRVWQQRDRFRADAAFRPWVFAIAVNLARNRLRWWRSRPEVGLDAWTDGAADGATGATSAEGAERARAVRDAIAALPTDLREAIVLAEYEQLSHAEIAEAVGATPKAVENRVARARAKLRTALARWL